In one window of Tubulanus polymorphus chromosome 3, tnTubPoly1.2, whole genome shotgun sequence DNA:
- the LOC141902728 gene encoding uncharacterized protein LOC141902728 isoform X2, which produces MANFVDEDDGKSTTEGSESCDVIMDTPQDGAVVETAIDGTSDVKTSTDKNDVDVENKEDDDEEDINVTDNIDVLDIDDKRGLSPEPTVNGELLEANKKQTEEFSSIALPACSDDQVRSPELGPEDSASSKCPVEKSPTPPPTPAASKTLVETVTIPANVNHPSSHTDMDTCLNLCKRDIGLPMDLSTDQKSQLTSQKRVNSVGISVSRNEPLDLSHKSSRKHVPAKAVKHTVPKTKKDTNTMSPALVSLQQKFGGNAKYLQANGINQRNNSNFASNHFKVPQYQFANYNKHVIDAWYKKPSSNQMSCSSNSTVKATVATLPTSLPNPSISSSSSPRSVSPAVKSMTTKVSTSSTSKISNFTSIMDSKLVPDSVGRSTIDFGCDCNRTFSSLYELSVHMQETGHMPKYSKTGPSGDYPKLVRGQDMWLNNGSEQTKEILRCMQCGESFKTLPELTVHMMKTQHYADIFSSAHRKLHKCTTFFEKESDTKSVFKCRVCEMQYDSLDALANHMVESKHHKRQNWRYPESDSSVSQRVKSVQNLNKSVHLSSTQKCSSPSSAEYETAPTPPHVNANNDTDDAQLEKRSRLTVASLLEHRDHVTKLPENDFNHNSVSSEEAEDNVNNELEKENRSPKPVKEATARSPSSLGCQTPLERPDSVSPKTIDNTDTLPPKKAVVNDMCKIQCENCFARINTDLFVEHVRNCINKKTSDEVINKLKATLTARTQCSTSEEDDDDLESMISEQSASEKVSQTITSKKENNSEAVTKVDQVDGDCSPSPPKKRRHANADVSDNNRISPRNDANVTNKESGSALQAMEHFIANFNEKTFSKSRNRHRYKSSLLYNPHMYGANPFMQYQNMLSQRKNVENEHEHKNASIHLESNGINTSDKPPLSIKDSENDNAERNVTKNEYHSPIKNLIYSPNDFVTPEKDSGSSALQSLFKFATMDPRNVGSNSHSPHWKKAALDKSRLEDSLYCTPRQNSSLPGKMCANDSDERCSSASSSTSETVENSTRAAFSHLKSPHRKSSPPSPCLEKHMSGGNALKRERKNTDDGAASEKIKRVKHNPSNVVSDLSRTKYLTSDDAQVELNKKSASSSWSALSSLKNLVTKQAEPNLGNKSVEHPLDSLQKLINQTDASSKSTNPSLQVKLGSVANAPYWFAYSYLNPLQSGLTNQNVPPKSPDVATSRQAFSPSSDGGHSNGVLDLSSHKTDRNGGHPDSDDDTKPSDLKCDMCGKVFSSKGGCRYHRSKCLHNIPRGMGVKEARIVRTPYTYMPLEHTNKFSKYYEMAKELANKGK; this is translated from the exons ATGGCGAACTTCGTTGATGAAG ATGATGGTAAATCAACAACTGAGGGCAGTGAAAGTTGTGATGTAATAATGGACACCCCGCAAGATGGTGCTGTCGTAGAGACAGCGATCGACGGCACCAGTGACGTAAAAACTAGTACAGATAAAAACGACGTTGATGTTGAAAATAAGGAGGATGACGATGAGGAGGATATCAACGTCACAGATAATATTGACGTACTGGATATAGATGATAAACGTGGTTTGAGTCCAGAGCCCACGGTTAATGGAGAACTATTAGAAGCCAATAAAAAACAAACCGAAGAATTCTCTTCTATTGCATTACCAGCCTGCTCAGATGACCAAGTAAGGTCACCAGAGCTTGGTCCAGAGGATTCAGCATCATCGAAATGTCCGGTGGAAAAATCACCAACACCTCCACCAACACCAGCCGCAAGCAAAACCTTGGTTGAAACTGTGACAATACCAGCAAATGTGAATCATCCATCCTCTCATACCGATATGGATACTTGCTTGAACCTGTGTAAACGTGACATTGGACTTCCGATGGATTTGTCTACTGATCAAAAGAGCCAACTTACTTCGCAGAAAAGAGTGAATTCTGTTGGAATTAGCGTTTCTAGAAATGAACCATTAGACTTATCTCACAAATCATCGCGTAAGCATGTACCTGCTAAAGCAGTTAAGCATACTGTtccaaaaacgaaaaaagatACCAATACAATGTCGCCAGCATTGGTGAGCTTGCAACAGAAGTTCGGCGGTAATGCGAAGTACTTACAAGCTAATGGAATCAATCAAAGAAACAATAGCAATTTTGCGAGTAATCACTTTAAAGTTCCACAATATCAGTTTGCAAATTATAATAAGCATGTGATCGATGCGTGGTACAAAAAACCATCATCCAATCAAATGAGTTGTTCATCGAATAGTACCGTCAAAGCGACTGTGGCAACACTACCAACCAGTTTGCCAAATCCTTCCATTTCATCCTCATCATCACCAAGAAGCGTATCACCAGCCGTTAAGTCCATGACCACAAAGGTCTCGACATCTTCTAcgtcaaaaatatcaaactttACCTCAATAATGGATTCGAAGCTTGTTCCCGATTCTGTTGGACGATCGACAATTGATTTTGGCTGTGACTGCAATCGAACCTTCAGTTCTTTGTATGAGTTGAGCGTGCACATGCAGGAAACTGGTCACATGccaaaatacagtaaaaccgGACCTTCTGGTGATTATCCAAAACTAGTGCGCGGTCAGGACATGTGGTTGAACAATGGCTCCGAGCAGACCAAAGAGATTCTGCGATGCATGCAGTGTGGGGAATCATTTAAAACGTTACCGGAATTAACTGTTCACATGATGAAAACGCAACATTATGCGGATATATTCAGTTCTGCGCATCGTAAACTACATAAGTGCACAACATTTTTCGAAAAAGAAAGTGatacaaaatcagtttttaagTGCCGTGTTTGCGAAATGCAGTATGATAGTTTAGATGCCCTGGCTAATCATATGGTGGAATCGAAGCACCACAAAAGACAAAATTGGCGATATCCAGAATCGGATTCTTCTGTCAGCCAACGCGTGAAGTCTGTGCAGAATCTTAATAAGTCTGTGCATCTTTCATCTACTCAAAAGTGTTCTAGTCCCTCGTCAGCTGAATATGAAACGGCACCTACTCCGCCGCACGTCAATGCTAACAATGATACCGATGATGCTCAGCTTGAAAAGAGAAGTCGTCTTACAGTGGCGTCACTGTTAGAGCATAGAGATCATGTTACTAAGTTACCCGAGAATGACTTCAATCATAATAGTGTTTCATCCGAGGAAGCAGAAGACAACGTGAACAACGAGCTTGAAAAGGAAAATAGAAGTCCTAAACCAGTGAAAGAGGCCACTGCTAGATCCCCTTCCAGTTTAGGATGTCAAACTCCACTTGAACGGCCAGACTCTGTATCACCTAAAACTATCGATAACACGGACACTCTTCCGCCAAAGAAAGCAGTTGTGAATGACATGTGTAAAATACAATGCGAAAACTGCTTTGCCCGAATAAATACCGATCTGTTTGTTGAGCACGTGcgaaattgtataaataaaaagacatCTGATGAAGTGATAAATAAACTAAAAGCCACGCTTACTGCGCGAACTCAGTGTAGTACTAGTGAAGAAGACGATGATGACCTCGAAAGCATGATATCCGAGCAGAGTGCGAGTGAAAAAGTTTCACAGACAATAACttcgaaaaaagaaaacaattctgAGGCAGTAACTAAAGTTGATCAGGTTGATGGTGATTGTTCACCAAGTCCACCCAAGAAAAGAAGGCACGCTAATGCTGATGTTTCTGATAATAACAGAATAAGCCCGAGAAATGATGCAAATGTTACTAATAAGGAGTCTGGATCAGCACTGCAAGCTATGGAGCATTTCATTGCTAACTTTAATGAAAAAACCTTTTCAAAATCACGAAACCGACATCGATATAAATCCTCGCTTCTGTATAATCCTCATATGTACGGTGCTAATCCTTTCATgcagtatcaaaatatgttGTCGCAAcggaaaaatgttgaaaatgaacacgAACATAAAAATGCATCTATTCATCTTGAATCAAATGGTATAAACACGAGTGATAAACCACCTTTAAGCATTAAAGATTcagaaaatgataatgccgaaAGGAATGTTACAAAGAATGAATACCATTCACCGATAAAGAATCTCATTTACTCGCCAAACGATTTCGTAACTCCCGAGAAAGATTCCGGTTCAAGTGCTTTACAGAGTCTATTCAAGTTCGCAACAATGGACCCTCGTAACGTTGGCTCAAATAGCCATTCGCCACACTGGAAAAAGGCAGCATTAGATAAATCGAGACTAGAGGATAGCTTATATTGCACTCCTCGTCAGAATAGTAGTTTACCTGGGAAAATGTGTGCGAATGATAGCGATGAACGCTGTAGTTCAGCATCTAGTTCAACCAGTGAGACAGTTGAGAATTCGACTCGAGCAGCATTTAGTCATTTAAAAAGTCCACATCGCAAATCTAGTCCTCCATCCCCGTGTTTGGAAAAGCATATGTCAGGAGGGAATGCGTTAAAACGAGAACGTAAAAACACAGATGATGGAGCTGCGtctgaaaaaatcaaacgagtGAAACATAATCCTTCGAATGTTGTTAGTGATCTATCTCGAACTAAGTATCTTACCTCGGACGATGCACAAGTGGAACTGAATAAAAAGTCGGCTTCATCGTCCTGGTCTGCTCTTTCGTCATTGAAAAATTTGGTTACTAAACAGGCCGAGCCTAATCTGGGTAACAAATCGGTTGAACATCCGTTGGATAGTTTACAAAAACTTATCAATCAGACGGACGCTTCAAGCAAATCAACCAATCCGTCGCTGCAAGTTAAACTAGGTAGTGTTGCTAATGCACCGTACTGGTTTGCCTACTCGTATCTAAATCCTCTTCAGTCTGGACTGACTAATCAAAATGTTCCGCCAAAGTCGCCAGATGTAGCAACCTCTCGACAAGCATTTAGTCCGAGTAGTGATGGCGGTCACAGCAATGGCGTGCTCGATCTGAGCAGTCATAAAACTGATAGAAATGGTGGCCATCCAGATTCGGACGATGACACGAAGCCTAGTGATCTAAAATGCGATATGTGTGGGAAGGTATTTTCGAGTAAAGGTGGTTGCCGTTACCATAGGAGTAAGTGCTTACACAATATTCCTCGTGGAATGGGTGTCAAAGAGGCTCGTATCGTGAGGACACCTTATACGTACATGCCTCTAGAGCATACTAACAAGTTTTCAAAGTATTATGAAATGGCAAAGGAATTAGCGAATAAAGGAAAATGA
- the LOC141902728 gene encoding uncharacterized protein LOC141902728 isoform X1 produces the protein MPRLKQIRPKRMNYDGKSTTEGSESCDVIMDTPQDGAVVETAIDGTSDVKTSTDKNDVDVENKEDDDEEDINVTDNIDVLDIDDKRGLSPEPTVNGELLEANKKQTEEFSSIALPACSDDQVRSPELGPEDSASSKCPVEKSPTPPPTPAASKTLVETVTIPANVNHPSSHTDMDTCLNLCKRDIGLPMDLSTDQKSQLTSQKRVNSVGISVSRNEPLDLSHKSSRKHVPAKAVKHTVPKTKKDTNTMSPALVSLQQKFGGNAKYLQANGINQRNNSNFASNHFKVPQYQFANYNKHVIDAWYKKPSSNQMSCSSNSTVKATVATLPTSLPNPSISSSSSPRSVSPAVKSMTTKVSTSSTSKISNFTSIMDSKLVPDSVGRSTIDFGCDCNRTFSSLYELSVHMQETGHMPKYSKTGPSGDYPKLVRGQDMWLNNGSEQTKEILRCMQCGESFKTLPELTVHMMKTQHYADIFSSAHRKLHKCTTFFEKESDTKSVFKCRVCEMQYDSLDALANHMVESKHHKRQNWRYPESDSSVSQRVKSVQNLNKSVHLSSTQKCSSPSSAEYETAPTPPHVNANNDTDDAQLEKRSRLTVASLLEHRDHVTKLPENDFNHNSVSSEEAEDNVNNELEKENRSPKPVKEATARSPSSLGCQTPLERPDSVSPKTIDNTDTLPPKKAVVNDMCKIQCENCFARINTDLFVEHVRNCINKKTSDEVINKLKATLTARTQCSTSEEDDDDLESMISEQSASEKVSQTITSKKENNSEAVTKVDQVDGDCSPSPPKKRRHANADVSDNNRISPRNDANVTNKESGSALQAMEHFIANFNEKTFSKSRNRHRYKSSLLYNPHMYGANPFMQYQNMLSQRKNVENEHEHKNASIHLESNGINTSDKPPLSIKDSENDNAERNVTKNEYHSPIKNLIYSPNDFVTPEKDSGSSALQSLFKFATMDPRNVGSNSHSPHWKKAALDKSRLEDSLYCTPRQNSSLPGKMCANDSDERCSSASSSTSETVENSTRAAFSHLKSPHRKSSPPSPCLEKHMSGGNALKRERKNTDDGAASEKIKRVKHNPSNVVSDLSRTKYLTSDDAQVELNKKSASSSWSALSSLKNLVTKQAEPNLGNKSVEHPLDSLQKLINQTDASSKSTNPSLQVKLGSVANAPYWFAYSYLNPLQSGLTNQNVPPKSPDVATSRQAFSPSSDGGHSNGVLDLSSHKTDRNGGHPDSDDDTKPSDLKCDMCGKVFSSKGGCRYHRSKCLHNIPRGMGVKEARIVRTPYTYMPLEHTNKFSKYYEMAKELANKGK, from the coding sequence ATGATGGTAAATCAACAACTGAGGGCAGTGAAAGTTGTGATGTAATAATGGACACCCCGCAAGATGGTGCTGTCGTAGAGACAGCGATCGACGGCACCAGTGACGTAAAAACTAGTACAGATAAAAACGACGTTGATGTTGAAAATAAGGAGGATGACGATGAGGAGGATATCAACGTCACAGATAATATTGACGTACTGGATATAGATGATAAACGTGGTTTGAGTCCAGAGCCCACGGTTAATGGAGAACTATTAGAAGCCAATAAAAAACAAACCGAAGAATTCTCTTCTATTGCATTACCAGCCTGCTCAGATGACCAAGTAAGGTCACCAGAGCTTGGTCCAGAGGATTCAGCATCATCGAAATGTCCGGTGGAAAAATCACCAACACCTCCACCAACACCAGCCGCAAGCAAAACCTTGGTTGAAACTGTGACAATACCAGCAAATGTGAATCATCCATCCTCTCATACCGATATGGATACTTGCTTGAACCTGTGTAAACGTGACATTGGACTTCCGATGGATTTGTCTACTGATCAAAAGAGCCAACTTACTTCGCAGAAAAGAGTGAATTCTGTTGGAATTAGCGTTTCTAGAAATGAACCATTAGACTTATCTCACAAATCATCGCGTAAGCATGTACCTGCTAAAGCAGTTAAGCATACTGTtccaaaaacgaaaaaagatACCAATACAATGTCGCCAGCATTGGTGAGCTTGCAACAGAAGTTCGGCGGTAATGCGAAGTACTTACAAGCTAATGGAATCAATCAAAGAAACAATAGCAATTTTGCGAGTAATCACTTTAAAGTTCCACAATATCAGTTTGCAAATTATAATAAGCATGTGATCGATGCGTGGTACAAAAAACCATCATCCAATCAAATGAGTTGTTCATCGAATAGTACCGTCAAAGCGACTGTGGCAACACTACCAACCAGTTTGCCAAATCCTTCCATTTCATCCTCATCATCACCAAGAAGCGTATCACCAGCCGTTAAGTCCATGACCACAAAGGTCTCGACATCTTCTAcgtcaaaaatatcaaactttACCTCAATAATGGATTCGAAGCTTGTTCCCGATTCTGTTGGACGATCGACAATTGATTTTGGCTGTGACTGCAATCGAACCTTCAGTTCTTTGTATGAGTTGAGCGTGCACATGCAGGAAACTGGTCACATGccaaaatacagtaaaaccgGACCTTCTGGTGATTATCCAAAACTAGTGCGCGGTCAGGACATGTGGTTGAACAATGGCTCCGAGCAGACCAAAGAGATTCTGCGATGCATGCAGTGTGGGGAATCATTTAAAACGTTACCGGAATTAACTGTTCACATGATGAAAACGCAACATTATGCGGATATATTCAGTTCTGCGCATCGTAAACTACATAAGTGCACAACATTTTTCGAAAAAGAAAGTGatacaaaatcagtttttaagTGCCGTGTTTGCGAAATGCAGTATGATAGTTTAGATGCCCTGGCTAATCATATGGTGGAATCGAAGCACCACAAAAGACAAAATTGGCGATATCCAGAATCGGATTCTTCTGTCAGCCAACGCGTGAAGTCTGTGCAGAATCTTAATAAGTCTGTGCATCTTTCATCTACTCAAAAGTGTTCTAGTCCCTCGTCAGCTGAATATGAAACGGCACCTACTCCGCCGCACGTCAATGCTAACAATGATACCGATGATGCTCAGCTTGAAAAGAGAAGTCGTCTTACAGTGGCGTCACTGTTAGAGCATAGAGATCATGTTACTAAGTTACCCGAGAATGACTTCAATCATAATAGTGTTTCATCCGAGGAAGCAGAAGACAACGTGAACAACGAGCTTGAAAAGGAAAATAGAAGTCCTAAACCAGTGAAAGAGGCCACTGCTAGATCCCCTTCCAGTTTAGGATGTCAAACTCCACTTGAACGGCCAGACTCTGTATCACCTAAAACTATCGATAACACGGACACTCTTCCGCCAAAGAAAGCAGTTGTGAATGACATGTGTAAAATACAATGCGAAAACTGCTTTGCCCGAATAAATACCGATCTGTTTGTTGAGCACGTGcgaaattgtataaataaaaagacatCTGATGAAGTGATAAATAAACTAAAAGCCACGCTTACTGCGCGAACTCAGTGTAGTACTAGTGAAGAAGACGATGATGACCTCGAAAGCATGATATCCGAGCAGAGTGCGAGTGAAAAAGTTTCACAGACAATAACttcgaaaaaagaaaacaattctgAGGCAGTAACTAAAGTTGATCAGGTTGATGGTGATTGTTCACCAAGTCCACCCAAGAAAAGAAGGCACGCTAATGCTGATGTTTCTGATAATAACAGAATAAGCCCGAGAAATGATGCAAATGTTACTAATAAGGAGTCTGGATCAGCACTGCAAGCTATGGAGCATTTCATTGCTAACTTTAATGAAAAAACCTTTTCAAAATCACGAAACCGACATCGATATAAATCCTCGCTTCTGTATAATCCTCATATGTACGGTGCTAATCCTTTCATgcagtatcaaaatatgttGTCGCAAcggaaaaatgttgaaaatgaacacgAACATAAAAATGCATCTATTCATCTTGAATCAAATGGTATAAACACGAGTGATAAACCACCTTTAAGCATTAAAGATTcagaaaatgataatgccgaaAGGAATGTTACAAAGAATGAATACCATTCACCGATAAAGAATCTCATTTACTCGCCAAACGATTTCGTAACTCCCGAGAAAGATTCCGGTTCAAGTGCTTTACAGAGTCTATTCAAGTTCGCAACAATGGACCCTCGTAACGTTGGCTCAAATAGCCATTCGCCACACTGGAAAAAGGCAGCATTAGATAAATCGAGACTAGAGGATAGCTTATATTGCACTCCTCGTCAGAATAGTAGTTTACCTGGGAAAATGTGTGCGAATGATAGCGATGAACGCTGTAGTTCAGCATCTAGTTCAACCAGTGAGACAGTTGAGAATTCGACTCGAGCAGCATTTAGTCATTTAAAAAGTCCACATCGCAAATCTAGTCCTCCATCCCCGTGTTTGGAAAAGCATATGTCAGGAGGGAATGCGTTAAAACGAGAACGTAAAAACACAGATGATGGAGCTGCGtctgaaaaaatcaaacgagtGAAACATAATCCTTCGAATGTTGTTAGTGATCTATCTCGAACTAAGTATCTTACCTCGGACGATGCACAAGTGGAACTGAATAAAAAGTCGGCTTCATCGTCCTGGTCTGCTCTTTCGTCATTGAAAAATTTGGTTACTAAACAGGCCGAGCCTAATCTGGGTAACAAATCGGTTGAACATCCGTTGGATAGTTTACAAAAACTTATCAATCAGACGGACGCTTCAAGCAAATCAACCAATCCGTCGCTGCAAGTTAAACTAGGTAGTGTTGCTAATGCACCGTACTGGTTTGCCTACTCGTATCTAAATCCTCTTCAGTCTGGACTGACTAATCAAAATGTTCCGCCAAAGTCGCCAGATGTAGCAACCTCTCGACAAGCATTTAGTCCGAGTAGTGATGGCGGTCACAGCAATGGCGTGCTCGATCTGAGCAGTCATAAAACTGATAGAAATGGTGGCCATCCAGATTCGGACGATGACACGAAGCCTAGTGATCTAAAATGCGATATGTGTGGGAAGGTATTTTCGAGTAAAGGTGGTTGCCGTTACCATAGGAGTAAGTGCTTACACAATATTCCTCGTGGAATGGGTGTCAAAGAGGCTCGTATCGTGAGGACACCTTATACGTACATGCCTCTAGAGCATACTAACAAGTTTTCAAAGTATTATGAAATGGCAAAGGAATTAGCGAATAAAGGAAAATGA